The window TCGACCTCTACCGGGCCAGGAGCATCGTGGATTACAACCACAACCCGGTGCCCGCCCACGGCGAGACCGAGGCCATGGCCGCGGCCGGGGTGGCGGCCTTCAAGGTGTACATGGTGGTGGACACCGGCCGCACCTATCCCCACCCGGCCGGCACGGGGATCCACGACCACGGCCACCTGCTGCAGATGTTCGAGGACGTGGAGGAGACAGGGCGCGTCTTCATGGTCCATCCGCACGACCAGGCCCTGATGGATCACGTCGAGCAGGGATACTGGAAGAGAGGGGATCGCAGCCCGGAGGCATACGCCAAGACCCTGGCCGCGTACGACGGCATCATCTGGGACACCGCCACCGCCACCCTGCTGCGGATGGCCAAGGCTACCGGCTGCCGCCTCCACATCGTCCACGTCCAGACCATCGAGGGGATCGAGATGATCCGCCGGGCCAAGGACGAGGGCGTCCGGGTCACGGGCGAGGTGAACCACTGGGCACTGTTCCTCAGCACTTGGGAAGACGTGCTCGAGCTAGGGCCCTACTGCCTGTCCTACTGGGTGCCCGACCACCACCGGGCCGCCATCTGGGACGCGCTGGATGACGGCACGATCGACATCGTCTCCTCGGATCACGCTCCCCATACCCGGGCGGAGAAGGACGTGGGCTGGGAGGACATGTGGGCCGCCCACACCGGCACTCCGGGAATCCAGCACCAGGTGCCCCTGCTGCTCGACGCCGCACACGGGGGAAAGCTCACGCTGGAGCGAGTGGTCGAGCTGACGGCCGAGGCGCCCGCCCGGTGCTTCGACATCGGTTCAAAGGGGTACCTCCGGCCGGGCTTCGACGCCGACCTGCTGATCGTCGACCCCACCAAGAAGTGGACGATCCGCAACGAGGACGTGCTGTCCAAGATCGGATGGACCCCCTACGACGGCCGGCAGGTGGTCGGGGCGGTGGAACGCACGTTCCTGAGGGGTGTCGAGATCTACGGTGGCGGGACGGTCAAGGGGAGGCCAGGGTTCGGGCGCCACGTGAAACCCAGCGATTAGAAGAGGAACCGTCATGAAATTCGGCCTGCTCCTGCCTCACTTCGGCATGTACGCCAACCGCGAGCGCATCCTGACCGGTTCCCGGCTCGCCGAAGAGTTGGGATTCGACTCCCTCTGGGTCCGGGACCATCTGGTGTTCGAACCACACGCAGAACTCGAGAACCCCAACATCGTCTTCTAC of the bacterium genome contains:
- a CDS encoding dihydroorotase family protein; its protein translation is MTYDLAVVGGTLVSGSGRQRADIGVSGGRIVEVTTGNGAGLEAKQVVDATGKLVLPGMVDVHVHTREPGYTHKEDLITCTEAAAAGGVTTIFGMPNLDPPTVTRTYLEEVLDLYRARSIVDYNHNPVPAHGETEAMAAAGVAAFKVYMVVDTGRTYPHPAGTGIHDHGHLLQMFEDVEETGRVFMVHPHDQALMDHVEQGYWKRGDRSPEAYAKTLAAYDGIIWDTATATLLRMAKATGCRLHIVHVQTIEGIEMIRRAKDEGVRVTGEVNHWALFLSTWEDVLELGPYCLSYWVPDHHRAAIWDALDDGTIDIVSSDHAPHTRAEKDVGWEDMWAAHTGTPGIQHQVPLLLDAAHGGKLTLERVVELTAEAPARCFDIGSKGYLRPGFDADLLIVDPTKKWTIRNEDVLSKIGWTPYDGRQVVGAVERTFLRGVEIYGGGTVKGRPGFGRHVKPSD